The window GTCGTTGCCGAGCATGCTTGTAATCGGCGGCGTGCTGGGTTTTCGTAAAACAACGGTATTTGTTGCCTTGGTCGTTATCTTCTCAACTTTGGGAGGATTCGTCTTTGGTTTAATGAAAGGATAAAACAAATGGATATTAAAATCTATGGTACAGGCTGCAGTAAGTGTCACAAATTGGCAGATAATGCCGCGGCAGCCTTAGAGGAAAGCGGCATCGTCGGTAAAGTCGAAAAAATAACGGAAATGGCGGCGATTACAGCGGCGGGCGTGATGATGACACCTGCACTCACCATGAACGGAAAAAAGCGGAGCAGTGGACGTGTACTCACGAAAGATGAAATACTAAAGATGATTATTGAAGAGAGCGGCACGGATCCAGATAATCCGTATTAACCTATGTGATATGTGTGCAGGAACACGATAAATAGTAAAATGAACGACAGGGATAGTAAAGCAATATACGAAAAAAACAAGTTATACGGAAAGGCCACGTAACGGCGCTCACTTATATATCAGTAAAGTCAAAGGCTATTGCTCTAAAGTATAGCAATAGAATTTGTGAACGTTGAAAGGAAAAGTCCTAACATCAAGGAAATAGGGAGGTTAGCTGAGAATCTTCTTATACCGAGCTCCTTAACGCCATAGGATTTAGAAGCCGATCCAGCCCAAAGAGAGGAGTACTGCGTAAAGGAGTAAGGCTTTTCCCGTATGAGCGAGTCCGTCGTTCAGGGCGGCGCCGTCGGTTTCCGTGAAAACAACGCGCATACAATAAGCGGCAGGCGCAAGAGCGAGTACAGCGATGCACACAAGGATCTGCCCGGTATAAATGACCGTCAAGATAGGGATTAGCACAACGGCTACGAGTATACATAGGGTATATTGGATTCTGCCGTAAAGGACACCAAAGCGTACTACCAGCGTTTTTTTACCGGAGCGGCGGTCTTGATTCACGTCACGCAGGTTGTTTACGGTGAGAATGGCGACGGAAAGGAGACCAGGTCCCCAGCCCACCCAAAAAGGCAGCCAATCCCACGTCTGCGCCTGTACATAATAGGTACCGGCAACAGCCACAGGACCGAAGAAGACGAGCACAAAAAGATCGGCAATCCCGGAGTGGGCTAAAGGTAGGGGACCGGTACTGTAAAGCACCGCAAAAAGAAGGGAAAGAATCCCAATAACAGCAATAGGCCAGCCTCCTCGATAGACGAGATAGACGCCGATGAGTGCGCTCAGCAATAGGGCAATGATCATCGCCAGCTTCGTTTGGCGCGGCGTAGCAAGTCCGGCTTGGGTGACCCGAAGGGGGCCCAGACGTTCGCCCGTATCAGCGCCCTGTACATAATCATAATAATCGTTGGCGTAATTGGCAGCGATTTGGATGAGCAGGGCGCCCAATAAGGCACATGCTGCAGCTACAGGATGAAAAGTCTCAGCCTCGAAGGCGAAGGCAGTACCGAGGATAACGGGCGCGGCGGCGGCAGGAAGAGTTTTGGGACGTGCCGCCAGAAACCAAATCTTTATAAAAGACGATGACATAGATTCCTTTCCATCTATGAGCCTAAAAGCGGTTTAGAAGGCAGACCGGAATACCTCACCGCTCCAATAAGTGATATTATACTCTGTTGCTCTCAGCACTAGGTAAAGGCTTTATTTTCCGTAAAAAAAAAGATGCAGAATACCCAACATAAAAGCCCAGTATCCTGTATACTAAAGGATAGGAACCTTAAGAAAGGGCTTTTCTGCACGGAGCCAATTGAACAGCATGAAATGGAAGCCAATTATTAAAATACTTGTACCCTTCCTTGTCTTGGCCTTTACGGTGCCCCTACTACTCTGGCTATTGCTTACGGGACCTCAGGATCTCAGTCTTTTTCCACAACCCGAAGATTCGCCCTACTTCCTACCCTATCCAAAGGGGCGCTCTTAT of the Candidatus Hydrogenedentota bacterium genome contains:
- a CDS encoding thioredoxin family protein, whose translation is MDIKIYGTGCSKCHKLADNAAAALEESGIVGKVEKITEMAAITAAGVMMTPALTMNGKKRSSGRVLTKDEILKMIIEESGTDPDNPY
- a CDS encoding 1,4-dihydroxy-2-naphthoate polyprenyltransferase — its product is MSSSFIKIWFLAARPKTLPAAAAPVILGTAFAFEAETFHPVAAACALLGALLIQIAANYANDYYDYVQGADTGERLGPLRVTQAGLATPRQTKLAMIIALLLSALIGVYLVYRGGWPIAVIGILSLLFAVLYSTGPLPLAHSGIADLFVLVFFGPVAVAGTYYVQAQTWDWLPFWVGWGPGLLSVAILTVNNLRDVNQDRRSGKKTLVVRFGVLYGRIQYTLCILVAVVLIPILTVIYTGQILVCIAVLALAPAAYCMRVVFTETDGAALNDGLAHTGKALLLYAVLLSLGWIGF